Proteins found in one Candidatus Hydrogenedentota bacterium genomic segment:
- the tadA gene encoding Flp pilus assembly complex ATPase component TadA, with translation MKVQKKKLEDMLLSEHLVTSDQIRECLQLHRTTGHSLPQLLVEKGYLSEENLVVTISEHLGIPHIRVANYNIPKEVLSQVPEALARQYMMLPVSLTGEVLTLAMADPLNIMAVDDLRMISNYEIEPVVAMMCELREAIDRHYGGGKADKIFKTLTAAQAERDEELDGVQEITEEVEDVSNMEAGADDEPVRNMTRFIMFNALERGASDVHLELFEKLVRVRYRVDGSLEEGKAPPRTMHPNIVARLKILSGCRIDERRLPQDGRCRMRYKGRDIDFRVAFLPCKYGEKVVLRVLDQTTLTLDLDKLGFEPQPTEAFHHALGMPHGMILMTGPTGSGKTTTLYSALHKLNTVDTNIVTVEDPIEYELFGVNQVQVKQQIGFTFAEALRQILRQDPDIVMVGEIRDGETADVAVKAALTGHLVLSTLHTNDAAGVFPRLVDMGVEPFLVQSSVALAAAQRLLKRVCPECKEAITVPADALERFQYQPFDYIPNPQFVRGRGCPKCKDTGYKGRVAVIEAMLNWPEVQPLVLKRASSQDIKRTAIQCGMRTLRQNSLSKAAQGLTTLEQVHEHTIAD, from the coding sequence ATGAAAGTGCAGAAGAAGAAACTCGAGGACATGCTGCTCTCCGAGCACCTTGTCACCAGCGACCAGATCCGGGAGTGCCTGCAGCTCCACCGCACCACCGGGCACAGCCTGCCCCAGCTCCTGGTGGAAAAGGGCTACCTCAGCGAGGAAAACCTCGTCGTCACCATCAGCGAGCACCTGGGCATCCCCCACATCCGCGTCGCCAACTACAACATCCCCAAGGAGGTGCTCAGCCAGGTGCCCGAGGCCCTGGCCCGGCAGTACATGATGCTGCCCGTGTCGCTCACCGGGGAGGTGCTGACGCTGGCCATGGCCGACCCCCTCAACATCATGGCCGTGGACGACCTGCGGATGATCTCAAACTACGAGATCGAGCCGGTCGTGGCGATGATGTGCGAGCTGCGCGAGGCCATAGACCGCCACTACGGCGGCGGCAAGGCCGACAAGATATTCAAGACGCTGACGGCGGCCCAGGCGGAGCGGGACGAGGAGCTTGACGGGGTCCAGGAGATCACGGAGGAGGTGGAGGACGTCTCCAACATGGAGGCGGGGGCGGACGACGAGCCGGTGCGCAACATGACGCGCTTCATCATGTTCAACGCCCTCGAGCGCGGCGCGAGCGACGTGCACCTCGAGCTGTTCGAGAAGCTGGTGCGCGTGCGCTACCGCGTGGACGGGTCGCTGGAGGAGGGCAAGGCCCCCCCGAGGACCATGCATCCAAACATCGTGGCCCGGCTCAAGATCCTCTCCGGATGCCGGATTGACGAGCGCCGCCTCCCGCAGGACGGCCGGTGCCGCATGCGCTACAAGGGGCGCGACATTGACTTCCGCGTGGCGTTCCTCCCCTGCAAATACGGCGAGAAGGTGGTGCTGCGCGTCCTGGACCAGACCACCCTGACCCTGGACCTGGACAAGCTGGGCTTTGAGCCGCAGCCCACCGAGGCCTTCCACCACGCCCTCGGCATGCCCCACGGCATGATCCTGATGACGGGCCCCACCGGCAGCGGCAAGACCACCACCCTCTACAGCGCCCTGCACAAGCTGAACACGGTGGACACCAACATCGTCACGGTTGAGGACCCCATCGAGTACGAGCTCTTCGGCGTGAACCAGGTGCAGGTCAAGCAGCAGATCGGCTTCACCTTCGCCGAGGCCCTGCGCCAGATCCTGCGCCAGGACCCCGACATCGTCATGGTCGGCGAGATCCGCGACGGCGAAACGGCCGACGTGGCGGTGAAGGCCGCCCTCACGGGCCACCTGGTCCTGAGCACCCTGCACACCAACGACGCGGCGGGCGTGTTCCCCCGCCTGGTTGACATGGGGGTGGAGCCCTTCCTCGTGCAGTCCTCCGTGGCGCTGGCCGCGGCGCAGCGGCTGCTGAAACGGGTCTGCCCCGAGTGCAAGGAGGCGATCACCGTGCCTGCGGACGCGCTCGAGCGCTTCCAGTACCAGCCTTTCGACTACATCCCCAACCCGCAGTTTGTGCGGGGGCGTGGCTGCCCAAAGTGCAAGGACACGGGGTACAAGGGCCGGGTCGCCGTGATCGAGGCCATGCTTAACTGGCCGGAGGTGCAGCCGCTGGTGCTCAAGCGCGCCTCGTCCCAGGACATCAAGCGGACGGCCATCCAGTGCGGGATGAGGACCCTGCGCCAGAACTCCCTTTCCAAGGCGGCCCAGGGCCTGACCACGCTTGAACAGGTGCACGAGCACACCATTGCCGACTGA
- a CDS encoding redoxin domain-containing protein, whose translation MTAEVVFQFSNWRINPELKDEQFVFTAPEGVKVQDRKEPEPGTGRESSLKTGSPAPDFTLPLLKGGEMTLSAEKGKVVVLDFWATWCGPCRQAMPVIEKVVHAHADKGVKLYAINQAEPPETVTKFLESRKMDMPVPMDKDAKVGNLYGVQGIPFIVVVDRKGMVSEVFPGMPPDFEKVLTDAVQKALDS comes from the coding sequence ATCACCGCCGAGGTGGTGTTCCAGTTTTCGAACTGGCGCATTAATCCCGAACTCAAGGACGAGCAGTTTGTCTTCACGGCCCCCGAGGGGGTGAAGGTTCAAGACCGCAAGGAGCCCGAACCCGGCACCGGGCGGGAATCGTCCCTGAAGACGGGGAGCCCCGCGCCGGACTTCACCCTGCCGCTGCTCAAGGGCGGCGAGATGACCCTTTCCGCCGAAAAGGGCAAGGTCGTGGTGCTGGACTTCTGGGCCACCTGGTGCGGCCCCTGCCGCCAGGCCATGCCGGTCATTGAAAAAGTGGTGCACGCCCACGCGGACAAGGGGGTGAAACTCTACGCCATCAACCAGGCGGAGCCCCCGGAGACGGTCACCAAGTTCCTGGAGTCCAGAAAGATGGACATGCCGGTGCCGATGGACAAGGACGCAAAGGTGGGCAACCTCTACGGGGTGCAGGGCATCCCGTTCATCGTGGTCGTTGACCGGAAGGGGATGGTCTCCGAGGTCTTTCCGGGCATGCCGCCGGATTTTGAGAAGGTCCTGACGGACGCGGTGCAGAAGGCGCTGGATTCCTAA
- a CDS encoding PAS domain-containing protein, protein MSARRRRKTPGGSPVWRRAGAFLRPVYDGPPAWLWFAGLGRTAAILLIAGGAHALVRDDLAYNILIGIYLAAAVCGLSYLHSLRATSHVTAGLTWTQMLLDFSVVAATVSFTGGQESVFVFLLLVVVLEAGVLLGLAQGFLFALGAAVLLLWMSLDSTLSTKAPVEHWYSVSLQWVALFCAAFISGYWNLRLSRMKQFQREILDNMSGGFLLVDRNGVVAGANRAACGILGIDEARLRGRPVDQALVPEDGSECPVVTALREGRDYLSYECPVTTRRGGLRLLGLSTNHLYDAHGRLETLIVSFTDLTEMERIRKEMLVQARMAYIGEMAAELAHEIRNPVTSIRGAMEELGKGNLPPQTAGRLTAITLRESDHLEKVVSGFLDFARNPELRRSTVSLARLAGEMRELFEKKHPGVRVEVRTEPGGESVHADPTQMRQLFINLCQNAADAMGGEGRLDIAVQPRETTVEVRFEDCGPGIPPDKVAQIFEPFYTDKERGVGMGLAVCSRIAAVHDGTIQAATRPGGGAVFVVRLPRAFPAAAEGDEPGRTAASGPEETQG, encoded by the coding sequence ATGAGCGCCCGCAGGCGCCGGAAGACGCCCGGGGGAAGCCCCGTCTGGCGCCGGGCGGGGGCGTTTCTCCGGCCCGTCTACGACGGGCCGCCCGCCTGGCTCTGGTTTGCCGGACTGGGCCGGACCGCCGCCATCCTCCTCATCGCCGGGGGGGCGCACGCCCTCGTGCGCGATGACCTCGCCTACAACATTCTCATCGGCATCTATCTGGCCGCCGCCGTGTGCGGCCTCTCCTACCTGCACTCCCTGCGCGCCACGTCGCATGTGACCGCCGGCCTCACCTGGACACAGATGCTCCTGGATTTCAGCGTGGTCGCCGCGACGGTGAGCTTCACAGGGGGCCAGGAAAGCGTCTTCGTCTTCCTGCTGCTGGTGGTGGTGCTTGAGGCGGGCGTGCTGCTGGGGCTGGCCCAGGGATTCCTCTTCGCCCTGGGCGCGGCGGTTCTCCTGCTGTGGATGTCGCTCGACAGCACCCTCTCCACAAAAGCCCCCGTCGAGCACTGGTACAGCGTTTCCCTCCAGTGGGTGGCGCTGTTCTGCGCGGCCTTCATCAGCGGCTACTGGAACCTCCGCCTCAGCCGGATGAAGCAGTTCCAGCGGGAAATCCTCGACAACATGAGCGGGGGCTTTCTCCTCGTGGACCGGAACGGGGTGGTGGCGGGGGCCAACCGCGCCGCCTGCGGCATCCTGGGCATTGACGAGGCGCGCCTGCGGGGGCGGCCCGTGGACCAGGCACTGGTCCCCGAGGACGGCTCGGAGTGCCCCGTGGTCACCGCGCTCCGCGAGGGCCGCGACTACCTCAGCTACGAGTGCCCCGTCACCACACGCCGGGGCGGGCTGCGCCTGCTCGGCCTCAGCACGAACCACCTCTACGACGCGCACGGGCGCCTGGAAACCCTGATCGTCTCGTTCACCGACCTGACGGAGATGGAACGCATCCGCAAGGAAATGCTGGTCCAGGCGCGCATGGCCTACATCGGGGAGATGGCCGCGGAGCTCGCCCACGAAATCCGCAACCCCGTGACCTCCATCCGCGGGGCCATGGAGGAGCTTGGGAAGGGCAACCTGCCCCCCCAGACCGCCGGGCGGCTCACGGCGATCACCCTGCGCGAGTCGGACCACCTGGAGAAGGTGGTCTCCGGCTTCCTCGACTTCGCGCGCAACCCCGAACTCCGGCGCTCCACGGTGTCGCTGGCCCGGCTCGCCGGGGAGATGCGCGAACTCTTCGAGAAAAAGCACCCCGGAGTCCGGGTGGAGGTCCGCACCGAGCCGGGGGGGGAGAGCGTCCACGCGGACCCCACCCAGATGCGCCAGCTCTTCATCAACCTGTGCCAGAACGCCGCGGACGCCATGGGGGGCGAGGGACGGCTGGACATCGCCGTCCAGCCCAGGGAGACCACCGTCGAGGTCCGGTTTGAGGACTGCGGCCCCGGCATCCCCCCCGACAAAGTTGCACAGATATTCGAGCCGTTCTATACTGACAAGGAGCGCGGCGTGGGCATGGGCCTCGCGGTCTGCAGCAGGATCGCGGCGGTGCATGACGGCACGATACAGGCCGCGACACGGCCCGGGGGGGGCGCGGTCTTTGTCGTCCGGCTTCCCAGGGCTTTCCCCGCCGCGGCGGAAGGAGACGAACCCGGCCGGACGGCGGCGTCGGGCCCGGAGGAAACCCAAGGGTGA
- a CDS encoding type IV pilus twitching motility protein PilT: MAESLSIKELLTKMIQEGASDMHIIVGGPPMIRVHGSVEPLPGYRRLTPEQTQELVYSVMTEQQVAEFEATRECDMSFGIDGLSRFRLNVYRDRGSVVAAFRTIPFEILSFEQLGLPRIISDFAHKPMGLVLVCGPTGSGKSTTLAAILDKINRERKTHIITIEDPIEYLHSHKMSIINQREVGADTNGFSEALRRILRQDPDVILIGEMRDPETIQAALTVAETGHLAFATLHTNDALQTINRIVDVFPSAQQAQVRTQLSFVLEGVVVQQLIPRADGLGRVLSMEIMIPNPAIRSLIRAEKLEQIPSMIEIGKGEGMMTMNQSLYRLMRRGIITPDMAFKRTMDPEGLQNLVEKGLRD, encoded by the coding sequence ATGGCCGAAAGTCTGAGCATCAAAGAACTCCTAACCAAGATGATCCAGGAGGGGGCCAGCGACATGCACATCATCGTGGGCGGCCCGCCCATGATCCGGGTGCACGGGTCGGTGGAGCCGCTGCCGGGCTACCGCCGCCTGACGCCGGAACAGACCCAGGAGCTCGTCTACAGCGTGATGACGGAGCAGCAGGTGGCGGAGTTCGAGGCCACCCGCGAGTGCGACATGTCCTTCGGCATTGACGGTCTGAGCCGGTTCCGCCTCAACGTCTACCGCGACCGCGGGTCCGTCGTGGCGGCGTTCCGCACGATCCCCTTCGAGATCCTCTCCTTTGAGCAGCTGGGGCTTCCCCGGATCATCTCCGACTTCGCCCACAAGCCCATGGGCCTCGTGCTCGTGTGCGGCCCCACGGGAAGCGGAAAGTCCACCACCCTCGCGGCGATCCTGGACAAGATCAACCGCGAGCGCAAGACGCACATCATCACCATCGAGGACCCCATCGAGTACCTGCACTCGCACAAGATGTCCATCATCAACCAGCGCGAGGTGGGCGCCGACACCAACGGTTTCTCGGAGGCCCTGCGCCGCATCCTGCGGCAGGACCCCGACGTGATCCTGATCGGCGAAATGCGCGACCCGGAGACGATCCAGGCGGCGCTGACGGTGGCCGAGACGGGCCACCTCGCCTTCGCCACGCTGCACACCAACGACGCCCTCCAGACCATCAACCGCATCGTGGACGTGTTCCCCTCGGCGCAGCAGGCGCAGGTGCGCACCCAGCTCTCCTTCGTGCTCGAGGGCGTGGTCGTGCAGCAGCTCATCCCGCGGGCCGACGGCCTCGGCCGCGTCCTCTCCATGGAGATCATGATCCCCAACCCCGCCATCCGCTCGCTCATCCGCGCGGAGAAGCTGGAGCAGATACCCTCCATGATCGAGATCGGCAAGGGCGAGGGCATGATGACCATGAACCAGTCCCTCTACCGGCTCATGCGCCGCGGCATCATCACGCCGGACATGGCCTTCAAGCGCACCATGGACCCGGAGGGGCTCCAGAACCTCGTGGAAAAGGGGCTCCGGGATTGA
- a CDS encoding sigma-54-dependent Fis family transcriptional regulator, which yields MRELLEIVLESAGYEVHCASGDDEARAAMDGAQFDAAMTDLHMGGDRNAGLRLLSWMREADPRMPVVVITAHGSVETAVEAMRLGAADYVQKPFRSNDEIRLRVARVVSERNLRRENEALRKDQAHRSNPGNMVGKSPAFLEVLSMVRRVAGLPSTVAVYGESGAGKELVARALHHLSLRAEKPFVAINCGGIPETLLESELFGYKKGAFTGAGEDKEGLFVVANGGTLLLDEIGEMPMKLQVKLLRVLDNNSVTPVGGTASINVNVRIVSATNRNLEEMVEQGDFRKDLFYRLNVIPIHVPPLRDRGEDIPLLTRHFVQKHAVNMGCGVKELSPETEALLARYSWPGNIRELANVVERALALSGERIEPRDLPPAIREYVPPPETPLADLPGGGVNLEAIISDMERKYIEQALERSRFSQIRAAALLGLTPRSLRYRLQKYGLSAQD from the coding sequence ATGCGCGAGCTTCTCGAGATCGTTCTCGAAAGCGCGGGCTACGAGGTGCACTGCGCCTCCGGCGACGATGAGGCCCGCGCGGCCATGGACGGCGCGCAGTTTGACGCGGCCATGACGGACCTCCACATGGGCGGCGACCGCAACGCGGGCCTGCGCCTGCTGTCGTGGATGCGCGAGGCCGACCCGCGGATGCCCGTGGTGGTCATCACGGCCCACGGCTCGGTGGAGACCGCCGTCGAGGCCATGCGCCTGGGCGCCGCCGACTATGTCCAGAAGCCCTTCCGCTCCAACGACGAGATCCGTTTGCGCGTGGCGCGCGTGGTCTCCGAGCGCAATCTCCGCCGCGAAAACGAGGCCCTCCGAAAGGACCAGGCCCACCGGAGCAATCCGGGGAACATGGTCGGCAAGAGCCCCGCCTTCCTCGAGGTCCTCTCCATGGTGCGGCGCGTGGCCGGGCTGCCGAGCACCGTGGCCGTCTACGGGGAGAGCGGCGCGGGCAAGGAACTTGTCGCCCGCGCGCTCCACCACCTCAGCCTCCGGGCCGAAAAGCCCTTCGTCGCCATCAACTGCGGCGGCATCCCGGAAACCCTCCTGGAAAGCGAGCTGTTCGGCTACAAAAAGGGCGCCTTCACCGGCGCCGGCGAGGACAAGGAGGGGCTCTTTGTCGTCGCCAACGGCGGCACCCTCCTGCTGGACGAGATCGGCGAGATGCCGATGAAGCTCCAGGTGAAGCTGCTGCGGGTGCTGGACAACAACTCCGTCACCCCGGTCGGCGGCACGGCCTCCATCAACGTCAACGTCCGCATCGTCTCCGCCACCAACCGCAACCTGGAGGAGATGGTGGAGCAGGGGGACTTCCGCAAGGACCTCTTCTACCGCCTGAACGTGATCCCCATCCATGTCCCCCCCCTGCGGGACCGGGGCGAGGACATCCCGCTGCTCACGCGGCACTTTGTCCAGAAGCACGCGGTGAACATGGGCTGCGGGGTAAAGGAGCTTTCGCCGGAGACCGAGGCGCTCCTGGCGCGGTACTCCTGGCCCGGAAACATCCGGGAGCTGGCGAACGTGGTCGAGCGCGCGCTGGCCCTCAGCGGCGAGAGGATCGAGCCGAGGGACCTCCCCCCCGCCATCCGGGAGTATGTGCCCCCGCCCGAAACGCCCCTGGCCGACCTGCCCGGCGGCGGTGTCAATCTGGAGGCCATCATCTCGGACATGGAGCGCAAATACATCGAGCAGGCGCTGGAGCGCTCGCGGTTCTCCCAGATCCGGGCGGCGGCGCTGCTCGGCCTCACGCCGCGCTCCCTGCGCTACCGCCTGCAAAAATACGGCCTGTCCGCCCAGGACTGA
- a CDS encoding DNA methylase, protein MAPKPELMTTTLWDFPSQQYGNERQGDKNYQGATPAYILWNLLQRYTRPKDLVVDPMAGSGTTLDVARDLGRRALGYDLQPTRPDIFRSDARKLPLEDGKAAFVFVDPPYSTHIDYGDDPACIGKLHAGGPEYYRAMEGVLSEIHRVLRPGRHMALYVSDSFEKGKPFMPIGFELFHRMCRLFEPVDIVSVVRRNKKLDLNHWHTAAVEGNFFLRGFNYLFILRKPEAAVAPPRPSAARPRGASAGPRPEKAKRPPFPGKRRPPGKPGRSGGQG, encoded by the coding sequence GTGGCCCCGAAACCGGAACTGATGACCACCACGCTGTGGGATTTTCCCTCACAGCAGTACGGCAACGAGCGCCAGGGGGACAAGAATTACCAGGGCGCGACACCGGCCTACATCCTGTGGAACCTGCTTCAGCGCTATACCAGGCCCAAGGACCTCGTGGTGGACCCCATGGCCGGCAGCGGCACCACGCTGGACGTGGCGCGCGATCTGGGCCGCCGCGCGCTGGGCTACGACCTCCAGCCGACCCGGCCGGACATCTTCCGCAGCGACGCGCGAAAACTGCCCCTGGAGGACGGGAAGGCGGCTTTTGTCTTCGTGGACCCGCCCTACTCCACGCACATTGACTACGGCGACGATCCCGCCTGCATCGGCAAGCTGCACGCGGGCGGACCGGAATATTACCGGGCCATGGAGGGGGTGCTCTCGGAAATCCACCGCGTCCTGCGGCCGGGCCGCCACATGGCGCTCTACGTCTCCGACTCCTTTGAGAAGGGGAAGCCCTTCATGCCCATCGGCTTCGAGCTGTTCCACCGGATGTGCCGGCTCTTCGAGCCTGTGGACATCGTTTCCGTCGTGCGCCGCAACAAGAAGCTGGACCTGAACCACTGGCACACCGCCGCGGTGGAGGGGAATTTCTTCCTGCGCGGGTTCAACTACCTCTTCATCCTGCGCAAGCCCGAGGCCGCCGTCGCGCCGCCCAGGCCGTCCGCCGCCCGCCCGCGGGGCGCGTCCGCCGGGCCCCGCCCGGAAAAGGCGAAGCGGCCGCCCTTCCCGGGGAAGCGGCGGCCGCCTGGAAAGCCGGGCCGGTCAGGGGGCCAGGGTTAG
- a CDS encoding ATP-binding protein, with amino-acid sequence MAMMRPASGPSKGKGQKRLGSLLVEEGVATQQQLESALAVQEEKGGYLGAILVELGHLTQDRLTEFLSKQCQIPHVSLIGYEINEQFTKLVPEEICLRLNVLPIDKLARILTVAMVNPLDAEALEEVQKHCPDLRIKPILCSWDHFRIVTERLFGKAPVPRSAEYSILTREHSPAKPKTPEERAARQKARDTAPGMLDDEDEDMQPAPSRPPTRGLGAGLQTISADSARQIGAALSEGLQENLADLLLAMRENRAASPAADNGAAALAELTTALRDSMESSIQSLAGELRTSLDGLKESWPQAPAGDGDDRLAAMLREQLGAAVAEAMQPLTAQLAGVAAEIRKGTEQEPAAPPDFAALAQGIQDGVGAAVGGALTSVSAELRSLNELQQRAPDGPSPSEWADAASQSVGAVVRDALEQLGESLRKTLEGQAETRTQSEQEFSLLAQALQEGVAHAVEESMAGMTVQLKSALARTESADAESRNEAATALAERLAEAVNRGLAELRDAQKGQESELARVAETALSAIAGESRNALTAQQEELARIAQTTLQSIREARESQESQQSQLAKIAEAATQSVKQTTELIESHLVAENNRRDLMRRRKNRHASVAPFGLAPDADPDEATRVDESDGRIMDALDSEIPLESLTFENYFPGKVNAFTFKVAQAVAAGPGGEYNPLFLYGTVGCGKTHLISAIGNTILTGGGKKAKTPAPRVGYVSASHFARRMAEAVAEGALDAFRENYCHWDVLILDDIQFLGGRVEAQEEFFHIFNALHQQGRQIIIAADKAPDRLGLLEQRLVSRFASGIVAELKPPEWETRMQILKHQMAGAGVPVPEEILSLIAMRVPGDVRKMIGALRKITAFARLIGKDISVEMAQEILSHLGAEEAA; translated from the coding sequence ATGGCGATGATGCGTCCTGCATCCGGTCCGTCCAAGGGAAAAGGACAGAAGCGCCTGGGCTCTCTTCTCGTGGAGGAGGGCGTCGCCACCCAGCAACAACTGGAAAGCGCCCTGGCCGTGCAGGAGGAGAAGGGCGGGTACTTGGGCGCCATCCTGGTGGAGCTCGGTCATCTGACCCAGGACCGCCTGACAGAGTTTCTTTCCAAACAGTGCCAGATTCCGCACGTCAGCCTGATTGGCTACGAGATCAACGAGCAGTTCACCAAGCTGGTGCCGGAGGAGATTTGTCTCCGCCTGAACGTGCTGCCGATAGACAAGCTGGCGCGCATCCTCACGGTGGCCATGGTGAACCCTCTGGACGCCGAGGCGCTGGAGGAGGTGCAGAAGCACTGCCCGGACCTGCGCATCAAGCCCATCCTCTGCTCTTGGGACCATTTCAGAATTGTCACGGAGCGGCTTTTTGGGAAGGCCCCCGTGCCGCGCTCCGCGGAATACTCCATTCTGACCCGCGAGCACTCCCCCGCCAAACCCAAAACACCCGAAGAGCGGGCGGCCAGGCAAAAGGCCAGGGACACCGCCCCGGGCATGCTGGACGACGAGGATGAGGACATGCAGCCGGCCCCGTCCCGCCCGCCAACGCGCGGGCTGGGAGCCGGCCTGCAGACCATCTCCGCCGACAGTGCCCGGCAAATCGGGGCCGCCCTCAGCGAGGGCCTGCAGGAAAACCTGGCCGATCTTCTTCTGGCCATGCGCGAGAACCGGGCCGCGTCCCCCGCCGCCGACAACGGCGCGGCGGCCCTTGCCGAACTGACCACCGCCCTTCGGGACTCCATGGAAAGTTCCATCCAGTCGCTGGCGGGGGAACTCCGCACGAGCCTGGACGGGTTGAAGGAAAGCTGGCCCCAGGCCCCCGCCGGGGACGGGGATGACCGGCTGGCGGCCATGCTCCGGGAGCAGCTCGGCGCCGCGGTTGCAGAGGCCATGCAGCCCCTGACGGCGCAGCTGGCCGGGGTGGCCGCGGAGATTCGCAAAGGGACCGAACAGGAGCCGGCGGCCCCGCCGGATTTCGCGGCCCTGGCGCAGGGCATCCAGGACGGCGTGGGCGCCGCGGTGGGCGGAGCCCTCACGTCGGTCAGCGCGGAGCTGCGCTCCCTGAACGAGCTCCAGCAGCGCGCCCCCGACGGCCCCTCCCCTTCGGAATGGGCCGACGCCGCAAGCCAGAGCGTGGGGGCGGTGGTCCGGGACGCCCTGGAGCAGCTGGGCGAAAGCCTCCGCAAGACGCTCGAGGGGCAGGCGGAAACAAGGACCCAGTCGGAGCAGGAATTCTCCCTGTTGGCGCAGGCCCTCCAGGAGGGCGTGGCCCACGCCGTGGAGGAGTCCATGGCCGGCATGACCGTCCAGCTGAAGTCCGCCCTCGCGCGCACCGAGTCCGCCGACGCGGAAAGCCGCAATGAGGCGGCCACCGCCCTGGCGGAACGGCTGGCGGAGGCGGTGAACCGGGGGCTGGCGGAGCTTCGGGACGCCCAAAAGGGGCAGGAGTCGGAGCTGGCCCGCGTCGCGGAGACGGCCCTGTCGGCCATCGCCGGGGAAAGCCGGAACGCCCTCACGGCGCAGCAGGAGGAGCTGGCCCGCATCGCGCAGACGACGCTTCAGTCCATCCGCGAGGCCCGGGAAAGCCAGGAGAGCCAGCAGTCGCAGCTGGCGAAGATCGCCGAGGCGGCCACGCAGTCCGTCAAGCAGACCACCGAGCTGATCGAGTCGCACCTGGTGGCGGAGAACAACCGCCGCGACCTCATGCGCCGGCGCAAGAACCGGCACGCCTCCGTGGCCCCGTTCGGCCTGGCGCCGGACGCGGACCCGGACGAGGCGACGCGGGTGGACGAGTCGGACGGCCGCATCATGGACGCGCTGGACTCGGAAATCCCCCTGGAGTCGCTCACCTTTGAAAACTATTTCCCGGGCAAGGTCAACGCCTTCACCTTCAAGGTGGCGCAGGCCGTGGCCGCCGGGCCCGGGGGCGAGTACAACCCCCTCTTCCTGTACGGGACCGTCGGGTGCGGCAAGACCCACCTCATCAGCGCCATCGGCAACACCATCCTGACGGGCGGCGGCAAGAAGGCCAAGACCCCCGCGCCGCGCGTGGGGTATGTCTCGGCGAGCCACTTCGCCCGCCGGATGGCGGAGGCGGTGGCGGAGGGCGCGCTGGACGCCTTCCGCGAGAACTACTGCCACTGGGACGTGCTCATCCTGGACGACATCCAGTTCCTCGGGGGCCGGGTGGAGGCGCAGGAGGAGTTTTTCCACATCTTCAACGCCCTCCACCAGCAGGGGCGCCAGATCATCATCGCGGCGGACAAGGCGCCCGACCGCCTCGGCCTGCTGGAGCAGCGCCTGGTTTCCCGCTTCGCCAGCGGCATCGTGGCGGAGCTCAAGCCGCCCGAGTGGGAAACCCGCATGCAGATACTCAAGCACCAGATGGCGGGGGCGGGGGTGCCGGTTCCCGAGGAAATCCTCTCCCTCATCGCGATGCGCGTGCCGGGCGACGTGCGCAAGATGATCGGCGCGCTGCGGAAAATCACGGCGTTTGCCAGGCTGATCGGAAAGGACATCAGCGTGGAGATGGCCCAGGAAATCCTGAGCCATCTCGGCGCAGAGGAGGCCGCATGA